Part of the Methylorubrum populi genome is shown below.
AGAGGCGGGGCGCTTCGAGGTTCCAGTGCACGGCGGCGAGATCGGTCAGGCCGATCGCCTCCGGACCGTGGGCCGCGTTGAATTCGCCGATGGTCTTCACGGGTACTTCCTCCCTCACGGCCCCTGATCGCGCCGTCGCGCCGGTCTGTCCGGCTGTTTCGCGTGTTCTGGCGGGGCGTCCGTGCGGTCGGTCAGGGCCGCCGCACGCAGGTTCACCGCCCCGCCCTCAATGGATCGGTCTCCGGCTTGGCCGTCAACTAATCCTTGGTATGGGTTCAAATAAAATTTGCACGCCGGCTCTTCATGGGACGGCCGAGCTGTCGCGATCCTGAACGGGCAAAATCCCGGCGGAAGGCTTATGTGAGGGCGTGCGCCCGCCGCCCTCCCTCAGCCACAGCCGTATCGTCCCCGCATGCCCCAAGCCGTCGCCGGCCCCGAGATCGAGCGCCTGATCCAGCTTCTGGGACGGATGCCGGGCCTCGGGCCCCGTTCCGCCCGCCGCGCCGCGCTCCAGCTCATCAAGAAGCGCGAGACCCTGCTCGCCCCCCTGGCCGACGCGATGCGGATCGCTGCCGAGCGCATCGTCGTCTGCCGCTCCTGCGGCAACGTCGATACCAGCGAGCCCTGCACGATCTGCCGGGACGAGACGCGCGATCCCACCACCCTCGTCGTGGTCGAGGACGTCTCCGATCTCTGGGCGCTGGAGCGCTCAGGGGCGGTCAAGGCGCGCTACCATGTGCTCGGCGGCGTGCTCTCGGCGCTGGACGGCGTGCGGCCCGAGCACCTCACTATCGGCCGTCTTGTGGAGCGGGCGAGCGAGCCGGGAGTGAAGGAGATCATCCTGGCGCTGAACGCCACCGTCGATGGCCAGACCACGGCCCACTACGTCACCGAATCGCTCAAGCCTCTCGGATTGACGATCACGCGCCTCGCCCACGGCGTGCCGGTCGGCGGCGAACTCGATTACCTCGACGAGGGCACGCTGACGGCGGCGATCCGCAGCCGCACGGCGTTCTGAGGACGGTCTTCGCGCAAACGAAGCCGGCCTTTCCTGAAGGCTGGGCGCTCTTGGCTCGGAAGGAACCCGTAACGGCTTCTTAAATCGCGCCGTGACAAGTCTGGTCGCGGACCGGCGCGGCTGTGCCGAAGACAGTCTTTCCCGCACCGACCGCCTCGGCTCGACCATGATGGATCTTCGACCGGAACAAGATCCGGGCCGCGCACCGAGACTTCACGAGAGGCTGGCCACGCCCTTCGTGGTGCGGATGCTCCTCCTGAGCCTCGCCGCGGTCATGCTCAGCAAGGCGCTGCGCTACGCCGGGCTTCTTCCCGCCCAGGAACTGACGGATTTCGACGCCTTCCACATCGCCGGCCGGATGGTGTGGCGGGGCGATATCGCCCAGGCCTACCATCTCCCGGCCCTGCTGGAGGCGCAGCAGGCGCTCACCGGCGATCAGGCCTTCCTGCCCTGGACCTATCCGCCGCCCTTCAACCTCGTGGTGGCGGCCCTCGCCCCCCTGCCGATCGGCCTCGCCTACCTCGTCTTCGCCGGCGCGACCCTCGCGGCCTACCTGCTCGTCCTGCGCCGGATCGCCGGCCCGCTTTTCGCCACGGTCATCGTCGCGCTGGCGCCGGCCCTGTTCGTCGCGGTGGCCGGCGGCCAGAACGGCTTTCTCACGGGCACGCTGATCGGGCTGGCCAGCCTGGGGCTCCTCGGCGGGCGGACGCTGGCCGGCCTGCCGCTCGGTCTGATGGTGATCAAGCCGCATCTCGCGGTCGGCCTCGCGGTCGGCGCCCTCGTGCTGCGCCGCTGGCGATGCCTCGCGCTGGCCGCCGCGACGGCCGCGCTCGCCCTGGCCCTCTCCACCGCCGTGCTCGGCCCCGCGATCTGGCCGGCCTTCCTCGGCGGCGTCGACGAGGCCAAGGCGTTTCTGGCCGCGGGCGCCTACCCGCTCTTTCGGATGGTCTCGGTCTATGCCTGGCTGCGCAGCCTCGATCTGCCGGCCGCCCTGGCGCTCGCCGCACAGGGCGCGACCGCGGTCGCGGTTCTCGGCCTGATCCCGTTCGCCCTCTGGAAGGGGATGCCGCGGCGGCAGGTCGTCGGTCTCGCCGTGCTGGCGAGCCTGTTCGTCAGCCCCTACGCCTACGACTACGACCTGCCGCTCTACGGCGTCGCCCTCGCCCTGCTGCTGCCGGACCTCCTCCGGCAGGCGCGCCGCGGGGAGGAGCTTGTCCTGCTCGGTCTCGGCTGGATCGTGGGCGGCTACGGCCTCGCGGCGACGCCGCTGCATGGGGGGCTGGATGGAACGGCCCTGACATTCCCCGTCGGAATCTCGCTGGCTGCCCCGCCCTTCCTTCTCCTGCTCGCGCTGATCTGGCGCATCCTGCGCCGGGAGCAGGCTGCGACCACGACCGCGACCGCTGCGATCGGGACCGGGGTCGGGCCGGCCGGTCCGGTCCCCGCCTGAGGGTCGGTCATGCTCGCGACCCCTGCCCTCGCCGAAGCCGGCCCGGAGGCGCAACGCCTGCGCACGCTCTCCGGCTGGGGCCGCTATCCCCGCGCGGCCAGCGAGATCCTGGCGGCCGACGCGCCCGGGACCCTGCCTATACTCCTGCGCGGCCGGCGCGGCGTGATCGCCCGCGGCGCCGGGCGCGCCTACGGCGACGCGGCCGTGGGTCAGCGCACCACCGTCCTGACGGGTGCCCTCGACCGGCTGCGCGGCTTCGATCCCGCCACCGGGCGGCTGCGGGCCGAGGCCGGGGTGACGCTGGCCGACATCGTCCGCACCTTCCTGCCGCGGGGCTTCTTCCCGCCGGTCGTGCCCGGCACGCAGTTCGTGACGCTGGGCGGGATGATCGCCTCCGACGTCCACGGCAAGAACCACCACCGCGAGGGCGGCTTCGGCGCCCATGTCGAGGCCCTGACCCTGCTGACGCCCGACGGCGTCCCGCGCCCCTGCTCGCGCGACCAGAACCCCGATCTCTTCGCCCTCACGCTCGGCGGGATGGGGCTGACCGGCACGATCCTCGACGCGACCTTCCGCCTGCGGCCGGTGGAGAGCGGCTGGATCTGCCAGCAGACCCGCGTCGCCGCCGACCTTTCGGCGATGCTGCGGGCGCTGGAGGAGGACGACGCGGCGACCTACTCGGTCGCCTGGATCGACTGCCTCGCCCGCGGGGCCTCCCTCGGACGCGGCCTCGTCTATCGCGGCGAGCATGCCGGCCGGCAGGCCTGCCTCGCCGCCGGACGCGATCCGTTTCCGATCCCGGCCCACGGTCGGCTCACGGTGCCGCCGGGATTGCCGGCCTGGACCCTGAACCGCGCCTCGGTCACGGCCTTCAACGCGCTGTACTTCCGGCGCGGGGCGGCGGCCGGCGCCTCGGGCCTCGTGCCGTGGCACAGCTACTTCTTCCCCCTCGACGGGCTGGCGGCGTGGAACCGCCTCTACGGGGCGCGCGGATTCGTGCAGCACCAGTGCGTCGTGCCCCGGCGCGGTGTCGAAGCCGTGCTGTCCGGGATGCTCGACCGGGTCGCCCGGCTCGGCACCGCCTCGCCGCTGGCGGTGCTCAAGCGGCTCGGTCCCGGCGGCGGCGGGCTGTCCTTCCCGATCGACGGCTACACCCTGGCCCTTGACCTGCCGGCGAACGCCGCGACCTTCGCCCTGCTCGACGAACTCGACCGGAGCGTCGTCGCCGCAGGTGGACGGCTCTACCTCGCCAAGGATGCCCGGCAGAGCCGCGAGACCTTCGAGGCGGGCTACCCGGCCCTCCCCACCTTCCGAGATCTCCGCCGGCAGCTCGGCGCCGAAGGAGTGCTCGCCTCCCGCCTCTCCGTGCGCCTGGGAATGTGATGGCCGGAACCCTGCTCCTCGTCGGGGCCACCTCCGAGATCGGCCACGCCGTGGCCGCGCGCTACGCCGAGGCCGGCTGGCGCATCCTGCTGGCGGCGCGCGACCCGGAGCGGGCGCAGCGCAACGTCGACGACCTCGCCGCCCGCTACCGGGCGGAGGTCGCGCTGCTGCGCCTCGACATCCTGGCGACGGACGACTTCGCCGGATGGCTCGACGGGCTCCCGGCGCTGCCCGACACCGTGGTCTGCGCGGTCGGCGAACTCGGCGATCAGGGCCGGGCCGAGGGCGACCTCGCCCATGCCGAGGGGGTGATGCGGACGAATTTCCTGGGGCCGTCCCTGCTGCTCGGCCTCATCGCCGAGCGCTTCGCCGCCCGGGGCAGCGGCGCGATCGTCGGCATCAGTTCGGTGGCGGGCGACCGCGGGCGCGGCTCGAACTACGTCTACGGCGCCGGCAAGGCCGGCTTCACCGCCTTCCTCTCCGGCCTGCGCAACCGTTTGACTAAGCGCGGGGTCCGGGTGGTGACGGTGAAGCCCGGCTTCGTGCGCACCCGGATGACCCGCGGCATGCGCCTGCCCCCGCTCCTGACCGCCGAGCCGTCCGAGGTCGGGCGGGCCGTCTACGCCGCTGCGGAAGGGAGCGGGGGCGACGTCGTCTACGTGCGCAAGGTCTGGCGCCTCGTCATGACGGTGATCGGCGCGATCCCAGAACCGGTGTTCAAGCGCCTGAGTCTGTGACCGCGGGCCACCCCGCCCGGGCATTTGACCGCCCCCGCGCCGCCGCCTATCTCCGGATGAGGGAACGTGTTTTCGCGCGTTCGTATCCCCCTCGCCCATTCCGGCCCGGAAGCCATGACCGTCCGCCCCCTCGTCATCCTGCCCGATGCGCAGCTGCGCCTCATCTCCGAGCCGGTGAGCACGGTCACCGATGAGATCCGCACGCTCGCCCGCGACATGATCGAGACCATGTACGACGCCCCCGGCGTCGGCCTCGCCGCGATCCAGATCGGGGTGGCCAAGCGCGTCGTCACCATCGACACCTCGAAGGACGAGAACGCGAAGAACCCGACCGTCTACCTCAACCCGGAGATCGTCTGGTCTTCGGAAGAGAAGCGGGTCTACGACGAGGGCTGCCTGTCGATCCCTGAATTCTACGGCGAGGTCGAGCGGCCGGACCGCGTCCGGGTGCGCTACATGACCCTCGACGGCGAGACGGTGGAGCAGGAGGCCGACGGCCTGCTCGCCACCTGCCTCCAGCACGAGATCGACCACCTCAACGGCGTGCTGTTCATCGACCACC
Proteins encoded:
- a CDS encoding FAD-binding oxidoreductase; this encodes MLATPALAEAGPEAQRLRTLSGWGRYPRAASEILAADAPGTLPILLRGRRGVIARGAGRAYGDAAVGQRTTVLTGALDRLRGFDPATGRLRAEAGVTLADIVRTFLPRGFFPPVVPGTQFVTLGGMIASDVHGKNHHREGGFGAHVEALTLLTPDGVPRPCSRDQNPDLFALTLGGMGLTGTILDATFRLRPVESGWICQQTRVAADLSAMLRALEEDDAATYSVAWIDCLARGASLGRGLVYRGEHAGRQACLAAGRDPFPIPAHGRLTVPPGLPAWTLNRASVTAFNALYFRRGAAAGASGLVPWHSYFFPLDGLAAWNRLYGARGFVQHQCVVPRRGVEAVLSGMLDRVARLGTASPLAVLKRLGPGGGGLSFPIDGYTLALDLPANAATFALLDELDRSVVAAGGRLYLAKDARQSRETFEAGYPALPTFRDLRRQLGAEGVLASRLSVRLGM
- a CDS encoding peptide deformylase; the encoded protein is MTVRPLVILPDAQLRLISEPVSTVTDEIRTLARDMIETMYDAPGVGLAAIQIGVAKRVVTIDTSKDENAKNPTVYLNPEIVWSSEEKRVYDEGCLSIPEFYGEVERPDRVRVRYMTLDGETVEQEADGLLATCLQHEIDHLNGVLFIDHLSKLKRDRVMKKFTKAAKRDAA
- a CDS encoding SDR family oxidoreductase codes for the protein MAGTLLLVGATSEIGHAVAARYAEAGWRILLAARDPERAQRNVDDLAARYRAEVALLRLDILATDDFAGWLDGLPALPDTVVCAVGELGDQGRAEGDLAHAEGVMRTNFLGPSLLLGLIAERFAARGSGAIVGISSVAGDRGRGSNYVYGAGKAGFTAFLSGLRNRLTKRGVRVVTVKPGFVRTRMTRGMRLPPLLTAEPSEVGRAVYAAAEGSGGDVVYVRKVWRLVMTVIGAIPEPVFKRLSL
- a CDS encoding glycosyltransferase family 87 protein, producing MTSLVADRRGCAEDSLSRTDRLGSTMMDLRPEQDPGRAPRLHERLATPFVVRMLLLSLAAVMLSKALRYAGLLPAQELTDFDAFHIAGRMVWRGDIAQAYHLPALLEAQQALTGDQAFLPWTYPPPFNLVVAALAPLPIGLAYLVFAGATLAAYLLVLRRIAGPLFATVIVALAPALFVAVAGGQNGFLTGTLIGLASLGLLGGRTLAGLPLGLMVIKPHLAVGLAVGALVLRRWRCLALAAATAALALALSTAVLGPAIWPAFLGGVDEAKAFLAAGAYPLFRMVSVYAWLRSLDLPAALALAAQGATAVAVLGLIPFALWKGMPRRQVVGLAVLASLFVSPYAYDYDLPLYGVALALLLPDLLRQARRGEELVLLGLGWIVGGYGLAATPLHGGLDGTALTFPVGISLAAPPFLLLLALIWRILRREQAATTTATAAIGTGVGPAGPVPA
- the recR gene encoding recombination mediator RecR, producing the protein MPQAVAGPEIERLIQLLGRMPGLGPRSARRAALQLIKKRETLLAPLADAMRIAAERIVVCRSCGNVDTSEPCTICRDETRDPTTLVVVEDVSDLWALERSGAVKARYHVLGGVLSALDGVRPEHLTIGRLVERASEPGVKEIILALNATVDGQTTAHYVTESLKPLGLTITRLAHGVPVGGELDYLDEGTLTAAIRSRTAF